The sequence below is a genomic window from Streptomyces sp. B21-105.
GGCGTTGGCGGGGTCGAGGAGGTCACCGCCGCGGGTGAGCGGGAGGGCGTGGTCGAGGGTGAAGGCCCACCGGCTGCGTTGCGCGGCGTAGCCGGTGAGGGTGTAGTCGATCTCGCGGCCGCAGATCCAGCAGGGCAGCCCCAGGGCGCGCTGCAGGATCGTGAGACGGCGGTAGGGGCGACCGTTGCGGGGGTTGCCTGCCACGGGTTCTCCGAGGGCTACATGTCGTCGCCGAGGACTTCCCTGCGCTTGGCGGCGGCCTTGCGGTTGAGGGCGTTGACCATGCGTACCGCGGTGACGCTGAGTAGGGCGAAGGCGATCACGCCGAGGATCTGGACGACGGTGTTGACGATGTCGATGTTCCGTACGGCTCTGGCGATGATCAGGATGATGATGGTGCCGGCGAGCCAGGCGAACCAGATGCGCAGCTTCTCGACGCGTACGGCGGTCTGGATGTCGCGGTAGTCGCTCATGTGTCCCCCCAAGGACGGTTGCGTTGCTGGGGGCATCATGCCGTGGCGTATGCGTCGCGTGGCGGCTGCGTGGCTGTTCTGTGACGTGTGGCCCGCTGCCCGGGCGCTGCGCGCCCGCGGCCGTTGGGGCGCCCGCGGTGACGGCCTGTTTACTCCGCCGCCGGGCAGCGGGGGTCAGTGGGTGCTGATGCCGACGAGTCGCAGTGCGCGGCCGCGGGTTCTCTTCTCGGCGCGGGCGAGGTCGGGGTGGGCGTAGAGGGGGTGGCCGTGGGCGTCGAGGCCGCAGGAGGCGAGGTGGCCGCGGCTGGCCCATTTGCGGATGGTCGCGGGGGTGACCTCGGCTGCGCCGGCGGAGAGGAGGCGTCGCCATGTGGTGGCGAGTTCGGCGGCCTGGGCGGTGGTGTAGCGCAGGGGGGTGTCGATGGTTTCGTCGCCCCCCTGCGCCTGGTGATGGCGTCAGCCCCGGGCCTGGGTGGCTCGGGGCTGTCGCGTGGGCGTCGGGTCGCGAGGTCCGGCGCGGTGAATTCTGGGGTGGGCACAGGTGTGCCGTTGGCATGAGTGTGACGCTAGGTAGCGATCTTGTCCAGCTCGAACACGCATGCGTCTTCGGCGGCGGCCGTCTGGGTGGTGTGCAGGAAGGCGGCGGCGTGCTGGCCGTAGGCGTCGGGGGTGAGGGTGTGGCCGCAGTCGGTGCAGTGGATGTGCCATCGGCCGTCGGTGCGGACGAGGGCGAATTCGTCGCACTGGGGGCAGGGCGCGGCGCGGGGGTGGCTGCGGGGTTCGGTGTGGGTGAGGCTTCGGATGCGGTGGAGGAGGTCGCCGAGCTGGTGGTGCAGGCCTGCGGCGGCGGGGAGGGTGAGGGCGTAGGGGAGGTAGGCAGTGAGCCAGGCGCACCAGGCGGCGATGTCGGCGCGGGCGGGCTGGGCGTGCTCGCAGGGTCGGGTGTGGGCGGTGCCGTGGGGGTCGCGGTGGACGGCAGGGTAGGTGTAGGCGATGTGGCCGGCCCATCCGGCGAGGAGGGCGCGGATGGGGACGGTGGTGTCGGTGTCGTCGTCGGGGTCGCCTACGGGGCCGGGGTGGCCGGGGCCGAGGAGGACCAGCACGCGGAGGTCGACGGGCAGGGGCGCGTGGGCGCGGCCGGTGCCGCCGGTGCGGCCCTGGGGGGCGGCCGCGCTGGGGGTGAGGAACTCCTGCAGGAGTTCGGTCTGGTGTGGGAGTTCGGCGAGCCAGCCGCGGATGTCGTCGGCGCACAGCGGGCACAGGTGGTGTCCGTCGGGCGCGGTGCGGGGGCAGACGGTGCACGCGGTCATCGTTGGACGCTCTGCAGCCGCTCGAAGATGGTGTTGATGTCGTCGGGGGTGAGGTGGGGGTGCTCGCCGAGGACGTAGCGCAGGCGGACGTCGATCTGTGCGGCGACTGCAGCTTCGGTCCAGTGGCCGGCCATCTCGCGGGCGGCGTCGGGGGTGAGCTCGGCCTTGAGGGTGCCGCGGCCGATGTGGACGTAGGGCCGGCCGGTCTTGGCTCCGGCGACGGCGTGGATGCGCAGGGCGGGCCGGGTGGAGCTCGGCATGGCGCGGCGGGAGCGTACGGCCTGCAGGAGGCCGCCGACGACGGTGTCGTCAGCGTGGACGTCCTCGCGCAGGGAGCGGATGAGGGCGACGTCCGTTTCGGCGGCCGCCGCGGCGGCGGTGAGGTCCCGGGCGGTGGCGAGGGTGGTCTCAGGGGTGAGGAGCGCCTGCACGGTGCCCCAGCTGAGGAGGCAGGCGGCCTTGCGGGTGGCGGGGTCGATGGTCGAGCTGATCCAGGCGGTGTGGTCCTGGTGGGTCGTCATGGTGTGGGTGCTCCGGTGTAGGCGTGGCAGGCGGCGCAGTAGCCGTAGCGCTTGTCGTCGGGGTGGTGGGAGGTCTTGCGGCAGCGGGGGCAGGTGAAGGGCAGCGGGCCGAAGTGGCGTTCCAGGCGGGCGGCGATGTCGGCTTCGGTGCGGCCCGCGATCAGGGTGATGGTCAGGCCGGGGATGCCGAGCTCGGCGAGGTCGATCTTGATGGGCTCGTCGGCCATGAGGCGGGTGATGTTCTCGCCTGAGAGGCCGAGCAGGACCACGGGTGCGCCGGTGCGGTTGTGGAGGCGGGCCTTGATCATGGGGTCACCTCGATCGCGGCGGGCGGCTGTCCTTTGCCGAGCTGGTCGATGAGCTGGCGCAGCCGGGTGAGCGCGTGGCGGTCTCGTCGGCTGAGGGCGGCCCGTGCGGGGGCTGGGAGGGCGAACCAGCAGGAGCGGCAGAGGTAGTGCCCGGCGGTGCGCGGCTGGGCGCAGGCGGGGCATATCAGGTTGCCGGACGGGTCGGCTCCGTCGTGGCAGTGCGGCGTGTCCATGATCGTTCTTTCCGGCCCGGGTTTCGGGCCATGTGTACTGGCGGGTAGGGGTGGCGGGGTCTCGCGCGCGCCTGCGATTGCGCGCGCGTGAACGCAGGCGCGCGCGCGAGGCGGTGGCTAGTTGCCCTGGCCGTGGTGGGGGTCCTGGTCGTGGTCGAGGGTCTTGTGGATGGAGGAGCGCCAGAAGGCGCGGACGTGGTCGGGGGCGTCGCCGGTTTCGGGCCACAGGAGGCCGTCGACGACGGCGCGGGCGCACAGGAAGGCGAGTTCGCGGGCGCGGGCGTCGGTGGTGGTGATCTGCTCGACGACGTTGACGGGGGTGAGGAAGGGCAGGGGTCCGTCGGGGAGGTGGCGGGCGTCGAGGGGGCCGGCCTCGGGGTTGAGGGCGAAGACGGTCAGTTCGTGGGTGGCGTCGGGGTGCCGGCGGTTGGCGGGGGGCAGTTCGGGGTGGTCTGCGAGGGTGACGACGCTGAGGGCGTACTGGTACCAGACGGGGTGCCAGCGGGGGCCGGTGATGATCCAGGTGTCGAGGCCGGCGGGGTGGCTGTCGCGGTAGGCGTCGGCGTCGAGGCGGCGGGCGTTGCCGTGGGTGCCGGCGAGCAGGTCGCGGTCGGGGGACGTGGCCATGAGGCGCGCTCCTTCAGGGGTCAGGGGTTGGGGGTGATGTGGTAGCCGCTGCTGTGCAGGTACATCTCGACGTGTGCGGCGAGGTGGGGTCCGGTGGCGCGGTCTTCGAGGGGGTCTGTGGTGAGCCACCAGTCCTCGACGGCGGCGGCCATGACGTCGAGGTGGGGTCTGGGG
It includes:
- a CDS encoding HNH endonuclease, which translates into the protein MAGNPRNGRPYRRLTILQRALGLPCWICGREIDYTLTGYAAQRSRWAFTLDHALPLTRGGDLLDPANARSAHRRCNSARGNRTVQPQTRASRRW